In the bacterium SCSIO 12741 genome, TATGACTCCCGATATGGTAGATGAATTCGTACAGCGAATGGCCGATACCCGAGGAGTGTCCCTGGAGTCCATTTCTGGTTATGGTGACTTTGTTAAGAAGACTATTGAACCGAAGAGTTCAGAATTTCTTCAGGCCTGGAACACTCGTCAGGTATACATCGCCTTGGGTCAACTTCTGGTAGCAGCAGCAGCCATGGGTATTGATGCTTGCCCGATGGAAGGATTCGACGCTAGCCAGTACGATGAAGCATTAGGTTTAAAAGAGCAAGGATTGGCTTCTGTAGTGGTTGCTACTGTAGGATTCCGTTCAGAAGAGGACCAAGCCCAGCATTTGAAAAAAGTGCGCAAACCTTTGGCAGACCTGTTTGAAGTGAGGTGACTATTTCTTCTTCTTCTTTTTGTCTTCAATCCAGGCGACCAGTTGTTGCCCGGTAGCTGTGGCCACAATGCGGGTTACTACTGAGATGTTTTGATCTACTCCCACCTTTACCGTTTGGGTTTTGGTTTTACCTTTTTTGTTGACCACATCTCTTTCTTCGGTGATCCAGATTCCGTCAAACTGTCGGCCGAATTTGGTGTTGCCATAGACGTTCTCATGGAAAGGCCGGTAGATGGTTTTGCTTCCCTGGGCAGGGTTTCTAACATCAATGCTCGCCGATGATCGTTTGTAGAGGCCGCCGGCTGCAGATAGATTTATGCCAATGGTAAGGTAGGCGTCCATGCCCAGCTTGTCGAGGAAGTCGTCTTTTTCGTTGAAGAACTTGTTTCCGTTGAGAAAGAGGTCATTGAAAGGTAGCAAACGATATCCATCTGGAATAGCTGATTTGTTGCCGCTTAGTCCCCAGGATTTGATCTTTTCATCGATAATGGGTAACGAGGCGTTATAATACCAGTTTTTCTTTTCTTCGGTGTCCAGGTACTCATGGGGTTCGAGCAACTGAATACCCAGGGCTTCAAACTCCTTTTTAAGGGCAGCGATTTCTTGATCGTATAGAATTTGGGTAAGCACATTGACTTGGGCAGCCGATGCCTTGGTGGTGGTGCTGGTATTGAAGTAATAGCCGCTGGAAAAAGCGGTGTAGTTATCATCTTTGATGTAGAAACTGAGTAAGGCGACTTTCTTGGGAATTTGGTAATCACCTTCTGAGCAATACCCTTTTTTGATTTGCCAGTTTCTGATTTCATTTCGGCCCGGAGGCACAACGATGTACTTGCCTAATTTTTCAGGATTTTCGACCAGTTTTTGCAGGTCTTTTGACTGACTTTGAACAGGAGAGACAGGAGCGAAGACGAAAGTGAGAACGACGAGAGTCGTGGTCCCCGCTGAGGCTAAAATTGTTTTAATAAACTTCATAATTTCATGCATTTAGCTCAAAATTATCGGGGTGATACGCGGAGATCAATACGGTGATTCCTGTATTTTGAAGGTGCTGATTTACTGGTTTATTTGCTTTATTTTTATCCTGAGTCGGCCTGGAGGTGAGTGGGAAATTCAAGCAAACAATGAGGGGATCATCAATTTGGGTAGGTATAGTCCTTTGCCTCTGGCTAGCAGCGCCTGGATCAGTTTATGCTGATTCTGCGGAAGCAGATAGCCTGCTTCAGATTTACCATCAATCGACCCAAGACCAGGAAAAAGCCGAATTGGCTGTGGCTTATGGAAAATTGATGGTTCGTACGGATCAAGTGGCAGTTCGTTCCCTCTGTATCCCGCTCCTCAACGAGCTGGAAGAATTGAACTCAGAGGTAAGTTACGACCTAAGAATGACCATTGGAATCAGCTATAAATACTCGGGATATATAGATTCTTCCAGCTACTATTTTTCCCAAGCCTTGATCCACGCCCGCCACATTCCCGATTCCGCTAAGGTGATGAAAACTTATCGCTACCTGGCAGCCAATTACCGAAACGGTGGACGCTACGAAGAGTCTGTTCGAAGTAGCCTCAAAGCCCTGGCCTATTACACCGTGCAACAGGATTCCCTGGAAATGATCAAGGTGATGAATGACCTGGGCAACGTCTATTACCTAATGAACAGTTTTGACGAAGGAGATCGCTACCAGCATCGGGCATTAAGTGCCATGGAAGGCATTGAAGATCCCCGAACGTTGGGAAACATCTATACCTCGCTGGCCTATGGATTGGAACGTAACGAACGCTTCGATTCGGCACTCTTTTACAACCAAAAAGCCATTGATCTTTTCCAAAAAGAAGAATTGATCTATAACGAAGCCATCGCCCGCAGAAACCGTTGTGCGATCTACACCCGAATGGGCTCGTCGGAAGAAGATTTAATTGATTGCTACCGCAACTCCCTGGAGGTGGACGAGGCCATTGGCGATTGGGAGGGAGTAATGATCAATCGATTCAACCTGGGAACTTCATTGAACGAAACCGGAGACTATGCCGAGGCCAGAAATCAAGTGGAACAAGCGTTGAGTTTGGCTCGGGAAATGGGCGACCAACGGTTAAAATTCATGAGCTACTACACCCTTTCCGATATCTACTCCAGGCAGAAAAACTTTACCCAAGCCTATCACTACCTGGATTCATCCTACCAGCTGCAAGAAGAGGTGCGTGGGGAGGAAGTACAAAGCACGATTTTGGAATTGGATAAGAAATACCAGATCAGTGAGAAGGAGAAGGAGCTGTATAAAACCAAAAAAGAAAAAGCGGAAGCCGAGCTCAAGGTTTCCGAAAAGAATAACCTGATTGGCATTATTGCTGGGGCTGGTGGGTTTTTAATCCTGGGCTTAGGATTCGTTTTTTACAGGAACAAACAACAGGAAAAATCGAAACTGGCGGCTGCTCGAATCGAAGAACAGCAAAAGGGATTGGAGGCCGTTATCGAGGCTCAGGAGCAAGAGCGCAGTCGCATTGCACGGGATCTGCACGACGGAATGGTCCAACAACTCGCAGGCCTTAAATTAGGTTTCGGACGATTGTTTGGAGATACACCTCACCAAGATTCGGGAAAGCTCATGGACTTGCTTGATCAATCCACTCAGGAGTTAAGAGAACTCTCCCATACCATGATGCCTCGATCGCTTGCTGAATCTGGTTTGGTGCCAGCTTTGGAAGACATGCTGGAACTCTCTTTGAAAAATCGAATAGAATACTCTTTTGAGCATTTTAATGTACCGAATCGATACGCTGAAAACCTGGAAATTACGCTCTTTCGGGTGGCCCAGGAGTTGGTTAATAACCTACTTAAACACAGCCAAGCATCTTTGGTGCAGGTTCAGTTGTTTCAAGCTGGAAGTCAGATCCATTTGAGCGTTGAGGACAATGGAGTAGGCTTTGATTCAGACGCAAACAGCGATGGTATCGGATTGCGTAACATAACCAGCCGGTTGGAAACGGTTCAAGGAAAGTTAATGGTTGAATCTACGCCTAATAAAGGAACTCGAATGGCGGTTACAATTCCAATGGGATGATCAAAGTACTCTTAGCAGATGACCACAAAATTATTTTGGATGGAATTGCTCAATTGCTCCAGCCCGAGCAGGATATTGAAGTGGTAGCCCAATGTATCCATGGCCGCGATGTGATTGAACAGGTAGCCAACCTGGAGGTAGATGTCTATTTATTGGATCTCGATATGCCTGAGATGAATGGCATTGATTGCGCTCAAACCTTGCTAAAAAAATACCCCAACGATCGAATTATTATTCTTAGCATGCACGCTGAAAAGGCATTGATGACTCGCTGCCTGGAGGTGGGTGTAAAGGGTTATTTGATTAAAACGGTAGGTCAACAAGAGCTGGCTGAAGCGATTCGAAAAGTGGCCCAGGGCGAGACCTATTTTCCCAAAGATGTAGAAGAAGTATTAACCAACAAAAGCAGGGTAAATCCATCCTTGACTCAGAGTCCTTTGGTAGCCGAGCTCTCTCCTCGGGAATTGGAAATTATTCAATGGGTGGTCAAGGGAAAATCGAACAAAGAGATTTCAGAGGGATTATTCATCAGTCCAAGGACCGTGGATACCCATCGAACCAATATTATGCGCAAACTGGAGGTACACAATGTGGCTGCCTTGGTGCGTTTTGCCTTTGAGAACAAGCTTGTTCATTAAAAGCAACCCGGCCAATCTGCATGAAATGCTCCTTGACCAGGCTGCCCCCAATAAGGCCTTATTTGTAGTTGAGTCGGAACTTACCTTCTGTCACGGTAACCTTGTCTGAATAGTCTGGGTTTTGTGGATCATTCCAATCCGGGAATACGGCGGTAAACTCAAAGGTTCCTTCAATTTTAACACCGTCGAAATGGGTCACCACGATTTGGCCCGTAGTTATTCCGTCTTTGGCCAACTTCTCGCTACAGTCGTAGGTTTTGAGCGGGTTCGTTGTCAGCCATTGGCAACTTACATTATTGGGCCCACCAACTGGATAGGTACCCACACTATCAAATTCGAAGAACCAGAGATTGATAGATTGGGTGGTGGAATCTGCTCCTTTGAGGTGGTGTTGCCCAAAGTTTATTCGAGCATAAGAGAAGCGGTTCTCGTCATCATCCTTAGAGAGGAAATCTTTGCCGTCAATTTTGCATTGAATGTACTCTCCCTGAGTGACGGGATTGTTGTTGTTATTTGAGTTATTGTTCGTTGTAGTGGTCGTGGTAGTCGGAGTTTCTGGTTCGGGCGTTTCTTCTTTTTTACAGGAGTAAAACACGAGAAGAAGGGCCAGTGCCGAGAGCCCAAGTTTTGCAGCTTTTTTCATAACGATCTAATTTTTGAATTGCAGATTAGACCAAAGCTACCGGACTCATTTCCTCCAAAAAATAGAGTAATTCCCGTATTTTTCAGCTACATACTTGCTGCGATTAAGGCACAAGTGAGAAATAACGAAATGACGAAAACCGTTTGCTTTAGGGTTCGCTTGCTTTTCGTTTTCAAATGCTGCAACTCTTGTTGATCTTGTTTTTGCCGATGCATTTGTTGTATACACGGAATGAGTTGTGAGAATGCACGGCTGTTGTTGATGATGTAGTCACAGGCACCATGGCGGAGCAATTGTAAAGCTCGCTGTAAATGGTTTTCAACATCAGAGAGAATAACCGTGGGCAAAACCTCAGGACGGCTTATCAATCGGCGGATTTCCCGGTAGGAGATATCAGAGTCTGCCGATTCAAGGATAATTAAGCAGGAGAAGGCACCAGGTACATTCAAGGTTTTCCATTGTTGAGGATGAAAACAGTTGACCAGGTAATTTCCTGAAGATTCTATTTGTTGGGCCCATCCCAGCGCTTTTGCCGGGGAATTGGAAACGATGGCAATTTTTTGAGGAGTCATGGGTTTCGTTTATCGTTCGAGTAAATAGTTTTTTTGACGGTTGATATGTTGCATTTGACGTAGCTGCGCAATTCTTGATCGGATGCGGAGCAAACGCTTGATGGCCATAAATTCGGAGAAAAACACCGTTGTTCCAGCCAATATGATAGCCTTGCTGAAGAGGTCTAAGGAGGTAAAATCAAGCCCGAAGGAGATGATGATCAACACAACCTCCAAGGCATAAAGAGTAAGTGCAGCTCCCTGATGACCTAAGCGATGTCGAAGCAAGCTATGGTGCAAGTGACTTCGGTCAGGGTGAAAAGGCGACTTACCCATGAGTAAGCGCAAGGAAAAGACGCGAAGTGTATCGTATACGGGTAGCATGAATGCCCCAGAAGTAAGGTCATTGAAAATCCACTTTCCAGGTTTTGGGTAGACACCACGCCAAATACCGCCAGAATAAATCCAACAACGAGTGACCCATTATCGCCCAGAAATATTTTGGAAGGATGGAAATTGTGCTTGAGAAAAGCGAGCAAACAAACAACCATTCCTGAGGATAATAACATGAACTCCACTTGTCCTTGAACCCAGAAAACGGAGGCAAACAGGAGGCTCAAAATCACACCAATTCCACCGGCCAATCCATCGATTCCATCCATGAGGTTAATCGCGTTTGTGATACCCGTTATCACCAATACGGTAAGTAGGTATTGCACCATAAAAGGAAGCTCTCCGTCAAATCCGATTCCAAACAACGACTCGATTCGAATACCTGCGGCAAAAACCAGGGAAGCGGCGGCAAACTGAATGAAGAGTTTTAGGGTCGCTCTCATCTCTTTAAGGTCGTCACGCAAACCGGTAAAAAACAAGGCGATAATGCCGAGACCAACAGCGAACCAGGTAACCGGATCATGTAAAAAGATGAAAGAAAACAGCATGGGGGTTAATCCAATCATGACGGCTACTCCACCCAAAGCTGGTTTTGGCGTTGCGTGTTTTTTGCGTTCGTCGGGTTCGTCGAGCAAGCGGTGCTTCACGGCGTATTGAATAATTTTTGGGATGAGGAAGTGAGTTATTAAACCCATTCCGGCAAGGGCTAAACCTGCCAACAAAACGATCAGTAAAGGGTAAATCTGTTCCATATCAAGGGTGTTTTTTAGGGTTTAATATTCGTCGTCGTCAAAAAAGAGTCTTTGATTCAATAAATGAGCTTTGCCCGTTTTAATCAGGAGTTGTGGCTCCAGTGAGCGGGTAGAACTGAAAATCGATTTCTTCTGGTAGTTGTAGTCAAAGCCGAAGATCAATCGGGCGTACTTTCCTGCAATTTCCGACCATTCGTATCGGTCTTTGGCAATCCGCTTCATGGTTTTACCATTCTTGGTGTAGTCGGCAATTCTTTTCTCCTTCAGCACCTGGGTGAGGTCGTCGCTATTTTCAAAGTAGAAAGCCTTCCCTTCTGTAGTTGCCCGGTTGTAGGAAACATCAAAAGCAATGATGGGCAGCCCCAGGTACATGGCCTCTACCAGCGATGGATTGGTTCCTCCGGCACTATGGCCATGAACGTACACGTAGCAGTTGGACCGCAACTTGTCCAATTCTTTTTGATCGTATATGGGATCCAGTAAATGCAAGTGAGAATAGGAGCTGTACTTGGCTTTAAGTTCTTGACCGTAAGGGCTGTTTTCCCAGTTGCCTACTATTACATAAGGCTTGTCGGGCTGCGACTTAAAGGTTTCAAGTAATACATGGATGTTGTTCTCGGGCTCAATTCGACAAACCGTGAAAGCATAAAACTGCTGAAGAAAGGAATACTTAGCCCGATCAGCCTTGTTGATTCTTCTGGAGCGAGCATGATTACCTCCGTACTCTATGAGGTGACTTAGGGTTTTGTAGTAACGACCGGTGTATCGTTTGATGGATTCATTATCCGTTATATCAGCGTCGCTAAAACGTACGGCGAGGTATTCCGAAAACTTCAAGAACGCCCGAATCGGTTTGCTCCACTTGCCCCGTTTCCACTCCAAGCCATCAATGTTTACAATGATGCGTTTGCGGGAAAAGAGTTTGACAAAGGGTAAAACAATGCAACCCGATACACCCAAAATGATCAGCGTATCTGCAAAAATGAGGGCATGTAGAATGGAGATGATGTCGTAGGGGATGCTTTGAAGTCCGTTGGCATTGAGTGGTAAATGATACAGGCGAGCCTTCTTGTAGTATTTGGTTCGCTCCGATTTGGAGTAATACCGATTGCTGCAATACACACTCATCTCAAAACGATCTCCCAATTGGTCAACCAGGTTATCGGCGAGGGTTTCAAATCCCCCGTATCGTGCAGGGACTCCAGCTGTACCTATGATGGCGATCTTTTTCATGAATTCTTTTTCTACTCTTTATGTCAGAGTCGTGCCAGAAGAAGAATGTGTTGAAAATCAAGTGTTTAATGGTTTTTGGTAAGGAATTGTTATTCTCTTGTGAGGACGGATTCTCTTTTAGAGATTAGGCACTTAAGGTTTGTTGTTCAATGCGGGAGTTCATTACTTCTGGGGTGAAGAAGCGAGAACCGGTTCGGGCGGCTCTTGAAAACTCTTCGTAGAGCTGCTCGTTTCGAGCTAATTGATCAATTTTTTGCACCATTTCACCCTTGTTGTCAACATGAATAGCATAACCGTTGCGCTGATCCTCGATCACTTCCGTAATTCCGCCAACCGGTGGAACGATTACAGGGAGGCCATAGGATAATGCTTCTAAGGCTGTTAAGCCAAAGGTTTCTACCCATTGATCGGGGTGCGATAAGTTGAGAACCAAATGTGCTTTTTCATAAAATGGGTGCACGTTTTTGGTCGCTGCATGAAGCTCTAAGTTAGAAGGCAAGGACTGATCGATAAAGAATTGGTCGAGTTCCACAGAAGAAGCGTTTACCACCAACACAAATTGAAGATTAGGTAGTTTCCGAGCCAGTTCCACAAAGTCATTAACGCCTTTATAGGTCCGAAGGGAGCAGAGCATAAGCACAGTGAAAGGCTTATGTAAGGATGGAATGGATTGCGAAGATTTTTCAATGAATTCGGGAGTAAGTGAATTGTACACCACTTCGCCAGGCACCCCGATAAGTTCTTCGGCTTGCTTCAAATATCCTGAAACGTAGTAAGCCTTAGTGGCACAAAACTGAGCCACCTTTTTTAGAAACCACTTCAGTTGACGTGGATTCAAACTGGTTTCGTGAATGTGGTATATCACCTTCCTACCGGTTAACTTTCCGGCCAGGGCAGCACCAAAGGGCAGCAGGGTGTTGACATAAATGATGGCATCTTCCTTTCGGTATTTTAGAATCATAAAAAACAAAGCCACCTGACTGGCCAAAAAAGAGTAGAGCTGAAGCCATTTGTTTTCATGCCGTTTATACCCTAATTCCACTCGATTAACGCCCTTTAGATCTTGCAAGAAACCTTTGTTACCAGTGCTCGAGGTGAACAAATCGGCGGGGTGTCCTTGATTAGCAAAGTGATCAATGACTTGAGATAAAACCTTTGGACTACCGCTGAGGTCGTCCATCAAATGAACAAAAACCAGTTTTGTTTTAGGCAGAGACATAGGCGTCGTTTTTAGTTTGAGGGGTAAATTGTTGTTTGGAAAAAGCAGCCTGAGAATGACCCAAAACCTGGTCGTATACATCACGCAATTGCAAGCCTCTTTGATCCCAGGCAAACCATTGCTCAAAATGAGAGCGAGCTTGACGAGATAGCTGTTTTCTCTGAATGGGGTTGTAATACAATTCGGTCAAGCGGTTAGCAAACTGGATAACAGTGTAGTCATACTCACCATAAGGAACCTTGCGACCACAGGAATTGTCTACAAACTCTCCGGGACCTTCGTTGTCAAAACAAATGACAGGAAGACCATAAGAAAGGGCTTCAGATACGACCATTCCAGCACCTTCGTGCGAGGGAAAAAGAAACACATCTGATTCCTGGTAGATTTTCATGAGTTCATTCCGATCGATCCAGGAGGTAAAGGTTACCGCCTTATCGATGCCTAAACGTTTGCTCAGGTTTTTCAGGTAATCCTCCAAAGGCCCTTTTCCGATCAGGTGCAATTGAGATTGTGCTTTTTGATTTTCTGGCAGGCGGTGGTGAAACCGGGCAAATGCACGCAACGT is a window encoding:
- a CDS encoding NAD(P)H-dependent oxidoreductase — encoded protein: MNLNESLKWRYATKKFDPNKKLSDEQVNELWEAIQLSASSYGLQPYKVLDIRDAELREKLKPMSWGQSQITDASHLFVFCANTDMTPDMVDEFVQRMADTRGVSLESISGYGDFVKKTIEPKSSEFLQAWNTRQVYIALGQLLVAAAAMGIDACPMEGFDASQYDEALGLKEQGLASVVVATVGFRSEEDQAQHLKKVRKPLADLFEVR
- a CDS encoding sensor histidine kinase — encoded protein: MRGSSIWVGIVLCLWLAAPGSVYADSAEADSLLQIYHQSTQDQEKAELAVAYGKLMVRTDQVAVRSLCIPLLNELEELNSEVSYDLRMTIGISYKYSGYIDSSSYYFSQALIHARHIPDSAKVMKTYRYLAANYRNGGRYEESVRSSLKALAYYTVQQDSLEMIKVMNDLGNVYYLMNSFDEGDRYQHRALSAMEGIEDPRTLGNIYTSLAYGLERNERFDSALFYNQKAIDLFQKEELIYNEAIARRNRCAIYTRMGSSEEDLIDCYRNSLEVDEAIGDWEGVMINRFNLGTSLNETGDYAEARNQVEQALSLAREMGDQRLKFMSYYTLSDIYSRQKNFTQAYHYLDSSYQLQEEVRGEEVQSTILELDKKYQISEKEKELYKTKKEKAEAELKVSEKNNLIGIIAGAGGFLILGLGFVFYRNKQQEKSKLAAARIEEQQKGLEAVIEAQEQERSRIARDLHDGMVQQLAGLKLGFGRLFGDTPHQDSGKLMDLLDQSTQELRELSHTMMPRSLAESGLVPALEDMLELSLKNRIEYSFEHFNVPNRYAENLEITLFRVAQELVNNLLKHSQASLVQVQLFQAGSQIHLSVEDNGVGFDSDANSDGIGLRNITSRLETVQGKLMVESTPNKGTRMAVTIPMG
- a CDS encoding response regulator transcription factor, which codes for MIKVLLADDHKIILDGIAQLLQPEQDIEVVAQCIHGRDVIEQVANLEVDVYLLDLDMPEMNGIDCAQTLLKKYPNDRIIILSMHAEKALMTRCLEVGVKGYLIKTVGQQELAEAIRKVAQGETYFPKDVEEVLTNKSRVNPSLTQSPLVAELSPRELEIIQWVVKGKSNKEISEGLFISPRTVDTHRTNIMRKLEVHNVAALVRFAFENKLVH
- a CDS encoding undecaprenyl/decaprenyl-phosphate alpha-N-acetylglucosaminyl 1-phosphate transferase codes for the protein MEQIYPLLIVLLAGLALAGMGLITHFLIPKIIQYAVKHRLLDEPDERKKHATPKPALGGVAVMIGLTPMLFSFIFLHDPVTWFAVGLGIIALFFTGLRDDLKEMRATLKLFIQFAAASLVFAAGIRIESLFGIGFDGELPFMVQYLLTVLVITGITNAINLMDGIDGLAGGIGVILSLLFASVFWVQGQVEFMLLSSGMVVCLLAFLKHNFHPSKIFLGDNGSLVVGFILAVFGVVSTQNLESGFSMTLLLGHSCYPYTIHFASFPCAYSWVSRLFTLTEVTCTIACFDIA
- a CDS encoding DUF1972 domain-containing protein, whose product is MKKIAIIGTAGVPARYGGFETLADNLVDQLGDRFEMSVYCSNRYYSKSERTKYYKKARLYHLPLNANGLQSIPYDIISILHALIFADTLIILGVSGCIVLPFVKLFSRKRIIVNIDGLEWKRGKWSKPIRAFLKFSEYLAVRFSDADITDNESIKRYTGRYYKTLSHLIEYGGNHARSRRINKADRAKYSFLQQFYAFTVCRIEPENNIHVLLETFKSQPDKPYVIVGNWENSPYGQELKAKYSSYSHLHLLDPIYDQKELDKLRSNCYVYVHGHSAGGTNPSLVEAMYLGLPIIAFDVSYNRATTEGKAFYFENSDDLTQVLKEKRIADYTKNGKTMKRIAKDRYEWSEIAGKYARLIFGFDYNYQKKSIFSSTRSLEPQLLIKTGKAHLLNQRLFFDDDEY
- a CDS encoding glycosyltransferase family 4 protein, with product MSLPKTKLVFVHLMDDLSGSPKVLSQVIDHFANQGHPADLFTSSTGNKGFLQDLKGVNRVELGYKRHENKWLQLYSFLASQVALFFMILKYRKEDAIIYVNTLLPFGAALAGKLTGRKVIYHIHETSLNPRQLKWFLKKVAQFCATKAYYVSGYLKQAEELIGVPGEVVYNSLTPEFIEKSSQSIPSLHKPFTVLMLCSLRTYKGVNDFVELARKLPNLQFVLVVNASSVELDQFFIDQSLPSNLELHAATKNVHPFYEKAHLVLNLSHPDQWVETFGLTALEALSYGLPVIVPPVGGITEVIEDQRNGYAIHVDNKGEMVQKIDQLARNEQLYEEFSRAARTGSRFFTPEVMNSRIEQQTLSA